A region from the Altererythrobacter sp. H2 genome encodes:
- a CDS encoding acyl carrier protein, translating into MSDTAERVQKIVVEHLGVEADKVTQEASFIDDLGADSLDIVELVMAFEEEFGVEIPDDAAEKITTVGDATKYIEEHKG; encoded by the coding sequence ATGAGCGACACCGCTGAACGCGTGCAGAAGATTGTTGTCGAGCATCTCGGCGTGGAAGCCGACAAGGTGACCCAGGAAGCCAGCTTCATCGACGATCTGGGTGCAGACAGCCTCGACATCGTCGAGCTGGTGATGGCGTTCGAAGAGGAATTCGGCGTCGAAATCCCTGACGATGCGGCCGAGAAGATCACCACCGTTGGTGACGCGACCAAGTACATCGAAGAGCACAAGGGCTGA
- the aspS gene encoding aspartate--tRNA ligase, which yields MHAYRTHTCAQLGQSHVGEEVRLSGWVHKKRDHGGVLFVDLRDHYGMTQIVADADSPALPLLEGLRLESVVTIDGVVKARSEGTVNASLSTGAIEVFARAAVIQSAADELPLPVAGEQEYPEDIRLRYRFLDLRRETLHANIMKRTQIIADMRARMGAAGFTEFSTPILTASSPEGARDFLVPSRIHAGKFYALPQAPQQYKQLLMVAGFDRYFQIAPCFRDEDPRADRLPGEFYQLDLEMSFVTQEEVWDTMEPVMAGTFEAFAEGRYVTPAGSFPRIPHAESMLKYGTDKPDLRNPLVISDVSQHFEQSGFGLFEKIVGGGGVVRVIPAPNTADKSRKFFDDMNDWARKEGFAGLGYVTRKQGEFGGPIAKNHGPERMAQLYAELGLGDDDGLFFAAGKEADAAKLAGAARIRVGEELDLIDRSRFELAWIIDFPFYEYDEETKSVEFSHNPFSMPQGELEALETQDPLTIKAYQYDLVCNGYEIASGSIRNHKPETMVKAFEITGLSQADVEERFGGLYRAFRYGAPPHGGMAAGVDRVVMLLCDAKNLREITLFPMNQKAEDLLMGAPSVAEPKQLRELHMRVVQPAGSGTGQG from the coding sequence ATGCACGCCTACCGCACCCATACCTGCGCCCAGCTCGGCCAGAGCCATGTCGGCGAAGAAGTCCGCCTGTCGGGCTGGGTCCACAAGAAGCGCGATCATGGCGGGGTCCTGTTTGTCGACCTGCGCGATCATTACGGCATGACCCAGATCGTCGCCGATGCGGACAGCCCGGCCCTGCCGCTGCTGGAAGGGCTGCGGCTGGAGAGCGTCGTCACCATCGATGGTGTGGTGAAGGCGCGCAGCGAGGGCACGGTCAACGCCAGTCTCTCGACCGGCGCGATCGAGGTATTTGCCCGCGCCGCCGTGATCCAGAGCGCGGCCGACGAGCTGCCGCTGCCGGTGGCAGGCGAGCAGGAGTATCCGGAGGACATCCGCCTCAGGTACCGCTTCCTCGACCTGCGGCGCGAGACGCTCCACGCCAATATCATGAAGCGCACGCAGATCATTGCCGACATGCGGGCGCGGATGGGCGCGGCGGGCTTTACCGAGTTCTCGACCCCGATCCTGACCGCCTCCAGCCCGGAAGGCGCGCGCGACTTCCTGGTGCCGAGCCGCATCCATGCGGGCAAGTTCTACGCGCTGCCGCAGGCGCCGCAGCAGTACAAGCAGCTGCTGATGGTGGCCGGGTTTGACCGCTATTTCCAGATCGCCCCCTGTTTCCGCGATGAAGATCCGCGCGCCGACCGGCTGCCGGGGGAGTTCTACCAGCTCGACCTCGAAATGAGTTTCGTCACCCAGGAAGAGGTGTGGGACACGATGGAGCCGGTCATGGCCGGAACCTTCGAAGCCTTTGCCGAAGGGCGTTACGTGACCCCGGCGGGAAGCTTTCCGCGCATTCCGCACGCCGAGTCGATGCTCAAGTACGGCACCGACAAGCCTGATCTGCGCAACCCGCTGGTCATCTCTGATGTGTCGCAGCATTTCGAACAGTCGGGCTTCGGCCTGTTCGAGAAGATCGTCGGCGGGGGCGGGGTGGTGCGCGTGATCCCTGCGCCCAACACTGCCGACAAGAGCCGCAAGTTCTTCGACGACATGAACGACTGGGCCCGCAAGGAAGGCTTCGCTGGGCTCGGCTACGTCACCCGCAAGCAGGGCGAGTTCGGCGGGCCGATTGCCAAGAACCACGGGCCTGAGCGCATGGCGCAGCTCTATGCCGAACTGGGACTGGGCGATGATGACGGCCTGTTCTTTGCTGCCGGCAAGGAAGCCGATGCCGCCAAGTTGGCCGGTGCGGCGCGCATCCGGGTGGGTGAGGAGCTCGACCTGATCGACCGTAGCCGGTTCGAACTGGCGTGGATCATCGACTTCCCGTTCTACGAATATGACGAGGAAACGAAGTCGGTCGAATTCAGCCACAACCCGTTCTCGATGCCGCAAGGCGAACTCGAAGCACTGGAAACGCAGGACCCGCTGACAATCAAGGCCTACCAGTACGACCTGGTCTGCAACGGCTATGAAATCGCCTCCGGCTCCATCCGGAACCACAAGCCGGAAACCATGGTCAAGGCGTTCGAGATCACCGGGCTCAGCCAGGCGGACGTGGAGGAGCGCTTCGGCGGTCTCTATCGCGCGTTCCGCTATGGCGCTCCGCCGCACGGCGGGATGGCGGCAGGCGTGGACCGGGTGGTGATGCTGCTGTGCGATGCCAAGAACCTGCGCGAGATCACGCTGTTCCCGATGAACCAGAAGGCGGAAGACCTGCTGATGGGCGCGCCAAGCGTGGCCGAACCCAAGCAGTTGCGCGAACTCCACATGCGGGTCGTGCAGCCCGCCGGGAGCGGCACGGGGCAGGGCTAG
- the fabF gene encoding beta-ketoacyl-ACP synthase II yields the protein MRRVVVTGLGLVTPLGGDVETTWANLIAGKSGAGPITRFDASNQKCTIACEVKPKDHPWGFDPDKRVDHKVQRQVDPFIIYGIDAAGQALEDAGLSVMSDDLKERTGCSIGSGIGGLPGIESESLVLAEKGPGRVSPHFVHGRLINLISGQVSIKYGLMGPNHAVVTACSTGAHSIGDAARMIRDGDADVMLAGGAEGTINPLGVAGFAQARALNMSMNDRPEQASRPYDKDRDGFVMGEGAGVVVLEDYEHAKARGAKIYAEVVGYGLSGDAYHVTAPHPEGKGAELAMRMALKKAGMTPGDIDYVNAHGTSTMADTIELAAVKRVLGDDLTGASMSSTKSAIGHLLGGAGAVEAIFCILAIRDQIVPPTLNLDNPDEGTEGVDLVPHTAKKRTVRAVLNNSFGFGGTNASLVLKKVD from the coding sequence ATGCGTCGTGTGGTCGTAACCGGTCTGGGACTCGTCACTCCCCTTGGCGGCGATGTCGAGACGACCTGGGCGAACCTGATCGCCGGCAAGAGCGGAGCCGGGCCAATCACCCGGTTCGATGCCTCGAACCAGAAGTGCACCATTGCCTGCGAGGTCAAGCCGAAGGATCATCCCTGGGGCTTCGATCCGGACAAGCGCGTTGACCACAAGGTCCAGCGCCAGGTCGATCCGTTCATTATCTACGGGATCGATGCAGCAGGGCAGGCGCTCGAAGACGCCGGTCTTTCAGTCATGAGCGATGATCTGAAAGAGCGTACCGGATGCTCGATCGGATCGGGCATCGGCGGCCTTCCCGGGATCGAAAGCGAATCGCTGGTGCTGGCTGAAAAGGGCCCGGGAAGGGTCAGCCCGCACTTCGTCCATGGCCGCCTGATCAACCTGATCTCCGGTCAGGTCTCGATCAAGTATGGCCTGATGGGGCCGAACCATGCCGTGGTGACCGCCTGTTCCACGGGCGCACACTCTATTGGCGATGCCGCCCGGATGATCCGCGATGGCGATGCCGACGTGATGCTGGCGGGCGGGGCGGAAGGCACGATCAACCCGCTTGGCGTGGCCGGTTTTGCGCAGGCACGCGCGCTCAACATGAGCATGAATGACCGGCCCGAGCAGGCCAGCCGCCCCTATGACAAGGACCGTGATGGCTTCGTCATGGGCGAAGGTGCAGGCGTGGTGGTGCTGGAGGATTACGAGCACGCCAAGGCGCGCGGCGCGAAGATCTATGCCGAAGTGGTCGGTTATGGCCTGTCGGGCGATGCCTACCATGTCACCGCCCCTCACCCTGAGGGCAAGGGTGCTGAGCTTGCCATGCGCATGGCCCTGAAGAAGGCCGGCATGACCCCGGGCGACATCGACTACGTCAATGCCCACGGCACCAGCACCATGGCCGACACGATCGAACTGGCCGCAGTCAAGCGGGTGCTGGGTGACGACCTGACCGGCGCATCGATGAGCAGCACCAAGTCGGCCATCGGCCACCTGCTGGGCGGTGCCGGCGCGGTGGAGGCAATCTTCTGCATCCTTGCCATTCGCGACCAGATCGTGCCGCCCACGCTCAACCTCGACAATCCGGATGAGGGCACCGAGGGCGTTGACCTGGTTCCGCACACAGCCAAGAAGCGCACCGTGCGCGCCGTGCTCAACAACAGCTTCGGCTTTGGCGGCACCAATGCCTCGCTGGTGTTGAAGAAGGTCGACTGA
- a CDS encoding YfiR family protein encodes MSLAAAPAPTEVGLPLGNEADPYSPAVARLVRSVVEYTRWPGDRASLRACVVGPADHAGDLLSGAALRAAGIRASEVSAEAAGPAGCEIVYLGRLSLEQQRAVTARMRGSAVLTIAENDPACRSRAMFCLLFEADALSFRLDIDAVANSQVRIDPRVLRLGAGVSR; translated from the coding sequence TTGTCGCTCGCTGCGGCACCGGCACCGACTGAAGTCGGCTTGCCGCTGGGCAACGAGGCTGACCCGTACAGCCCGGCTGTGGCCCGGCTGGTGCGTTCGGTGGTGGAATACACCCGCTGGCCGGGCGACCGTGCCAGCCTCCGCGCTTGTGTGGTGGGGCCGGCGGACCATGCGGGCGACCTTCTCTCCGGGGCGGCTCTTCGCGCTGCCGGAATCCGGGCCAGCGAAGTCAGCGCCGAGGCAGCCGGGCCGGCCGGTTGCGAAATCGTCTATCTCGGGCGCCTTTCGCTGGAGCAGCAGCGCGCAGTTACCGCCCGTATGCGGGGGTCGGCTGTCCTGACCATCGCCGAGAACGACCCGGCCTGCCGCAGCCGGGCGATGTTCTGCCTGCTGTTCGAGGCCGACGCGCTGTCGTTCCGGCTGGATATCGATGCCGTGGCCAATTCGCAGGTGCGGATTGATCCACGGGTGCTGCGGCTTGGGGCGGGAGTGTCGCGATGA
- the mltG gene encoding endolytic transglycosylase MltG — protein MRRIGWKGGAILAAVALVLAVLAGTFAFGSATIDKETSFIIPQGSTLTSVAGKLENEGLVSSGRGFLLRAKLLGGSRPIQAGEFLLTPGMGQGEILSAFQSGDVIRRFITIPEGIPSILVWERLMAEEKLTGEIPVPVEGSVLPDTYDFESGEERTAVLARMQAAMQNYLAEAWPKRAPGIAVDNVRDAVILASIVEKETGTPSERRMVAGLYSNRVKKGMFLQADPTIIYPITKGKPLGRRIRKSEIAAINDYNTYSMAGLPKGPITNPGRESIAAVLDPAKTDALYMVADGSGGHEFNADYAAHQRAVDKWYALRRERGEM, from the coding sequence ATGCGCCGGATCGGCTGGAAAGGCGGCGCGATCCTGGCAGCTGTGGCGCTGGTGCTGGCCGTTCTGGCCGGCACATTCGCCTTTGGTTCGGCCACGATCGACAAGGAAACCTCGTTCATCATCCCCCAGGGCTCGACCCTGACCTCGGTCGCGGGCAAGCTGGAGAATGAAGGGCTGGTTTCGTCCGGCCGGGGTTTCCTGCTCCGGGCGAAGCTGCTGGGCGGTTCCCGCCCGATTCAGGCGGGCGAGTTCCTGCTGACGCCGGGCATGGGGCAAGGCGAGATCCTGTCTGCTTTCCAGAGCGGCGACGTAATTCGCCGGTTCATCACCATCCCCGAAGGAATCCCCTCGATCCTCGTCTGGGAGCGGCTGATGGCGGAAGAGAAGCTGACCGGAGAGATCCCGGTGCCGGTGGAAGGCTCGGTCCTGCCCGATACCTATGACTTTGAGTCCGGCGAGGAGCGGACGGCCGTGCTCGCCCGGATGCAGGCGGCGATGCAGAACTACCTTGCCGAAGCCTGGCCCAAGCGTGCCCCTGGCATCGCGGTCGACAATGTCAGGGACGCGGTGATCCTTGCCTCGATCGTCGAGAAGGAAACCGGCACGCCCAGCGAGCGGCGCATGGTCGCGGGCCTCTATTCCAACCGCGTCAAAAAGGGCATGTTCCTGCAGGCTGACCCCACGATCATCTACCCCATTACCAAGGGCAAGCCGCTGGGGCGGCGTATCCGCAAGTCGGAAATTGCCGCGATAAACGATTACAACACATACTCGATGGCCGGCCTGCCAAAGGGGCCGATCACCAACCCCGGGCGCGAAAGCATTGCCGCCGTGCTCGATCCAGCCAAGACAGACGCGCTCTACATGGTCGCTGACGGCAGCGGCGGGCACGAATTCAATGCTGACTATGCCGCCCACCAGCGTGCGGTGGACAAGTGGTATGCCTTGCGCCGTGAACGGGGCGAGATGTAG
- a CDS encoding CHASE sensor domain-containing protein yields MNRLSARESRTQTLRAILSRGHLRLVLLAVFLASVSLMVSGIYAIRGYAAENVMLSARSLAYSVEPALVFGDRKAAQTLIDHLGKSDNLALVEVRNGEGQSFARWQRPGTSPIETRPSWASALWLGPVTQDISFKGQRIGSVTVTGSLKTMLTRFRP; encoded by the coding sequence ATGAACAGGTTGTCGGCAAGAGAGAGCAGGACCCAGACACTGAGGGCTATCCTCTCAAGGGGGCACCTGCGGCTGGTCCTGCTGGCCGTGTTCCTCGCTTCGGTGTCGCTGATGGTCAGCGGGATTTATGCGATCCGGGGTTATGCGGCCGAAAACGTGATGCTCTCTGCCCGCTCTTTGGCCTATTCGGTCGAGCCGGCACTGGTGTTCGGTGACCGCAAGGCGGCCCAGACACTGATCGACCACCTCGGCAAGAGCGACAATCTCGCGCTGGTGGAAGTCCGCAATGGCGAGGGGCAGAGCTTCGCCCGCTGGCAGCGCCCGGGCACCAGCCCGATCGAGACAAGGCCCTCGTGGGCCAGCGCGCTCTGGCTCGGCCCGGTCACCCAGGACATTTCCTTCAAGGGCCAGCGGATCGGCAGCGTGACCGTGACGGGCAGCCTCAAGACCATGCTCACGCGCTTTCGGCCCTGA
- a CDS encoding GGDEF domain-containing protein has product MLATRILARRLEESIAAPLERVALIAHEVRNERRFSRRLEQSGVVEIDRFAGDFNALLEELESWYDSLASENAELAIRADHDPLTGLGNRARFERMLEAALKIAQLSGRQVALLYLDCNDFKAINDSHGHDVGDAVICTIAERLRRSIREKDRVFRLGGDEFAIVLDNLVSTEAISRVTARVRAMMEEPVSIALQVERTLQLSIGVATYPLDGTTPRALVRAADKRMYQEKRGEKSDECEVS; this is encoded by the coding sequence GTGCTGGCAACGCGCATCCTGGCGCGCCGGCTGGAGGAAAGCATTGCCGCGCCGCTGGAACGTGTGGCCCTGATCGCCCACGAAGTGCGCAACGAGCGGCGTTTTTCCCGCCGTCTCGAACAATCCGGCGTGGTCGAGATCGACCGGTTCGCCGGTGACTTCAATGCCCTGCTGGAGGAACTTGAGAGCTGGTATGACAGCCTGGCGAGCGAGAATGCGGAACTGGCGATACGCGCCGATCATGACCCGCTGACAGGCCTGGGCAACCGCGCCCGGTTCGAACGGATGCTGGAAGCGGCGCTCAAGATTGCCCAGTTGTCAGGCCGCCAGGTCGCGCTGCTCTATCTCGATTGCAACGATTTCAAGGCGATCAATGACAGCCACGGGCACGATGTCGGCGATGCGGTCATCTGTACCATCGCCGAACGGTTGCGGCGGAGCATTCGCGAGAAAGACCGTGTTTTCCGTTTGGGCGGAGACGAGTTCGCCATCGTGCTCGACAATCTGGTGTCGACCGAAGCGATCAGCCGGGTGACGGCCCGGGTTCGCGCGATGATGGAAGAGCCGGTCAGCATTGCCTTGCAGGTCGAGCGGACGCTGCAACTCAGCATTGGCGTTGCCACCTACCCGCTCGATGGCACCACACCCCGCGCCTTGGTGCGGGCGGCCGACAAGCGGATGTACCAGGAAAAACGGGGAGAGAAATCGGATGAGTGCGAAGTTTCCTAG
- a CDS encoding PilZ domain-containing protein, which translates to MRAFNRFKTDEMIDCAVSGKRGKVALYNLSCGGCMIESGSKLLKQGASVSLVMREKIEVSGRVAWRIGKNAGIKFDQTLHPRVVEQFGYTEEEFDRNDPRDRFGIPLVEMLHASAGRLD; encoded by the coding sequence ATGCGCGCCTTCAACCGGTTCAAGACAGACGAGATGATCGATTGCGCGGTCAGCGGCAAACGCGGCAAGGTTGCGCTCTACAACCTCTCGTGCGGCGGCTGTATGATTGAAAGCGGCAGCAAACTGCTCAAGCAGGGCGCGAGCGTGTCGCTGGTCATGCGCGAGAAGATCGAGGTCAGCGGGCGGGTTGCCTGGCGGATCGGCAAGAACGCCGGGATCAAGTTCGACCAGACGCTGCACCCCAGGGTGGTCGAGCAGTTCGGTTACACCGAGGAGGAGTTCGACCGGAATGACCCGCGCGACCGGTTCGGCATTCCGCTGGTCGAGATGCTCCACGCCAGCGCGGGGCGGCTCGACTGA
- a CDS encoding OmpA family protein, which yields MSAKFPRRALILSVLASAILTACQTVPPAPFSAQQVAVLESKGFREQGGNYLLGLQNRVLFGFDSSELQGETSAMLGELGRELAGVGIRSAGVEGHASAEGGAEYNLLLSQRRAEAVSRALVDGGLIGTAMRVRGMGALDPVAPNDSEEGRSQNRRVVIVVTPADAMALK from the coding sequence ATGAGTGCGAAGTTTCCTAGGAGGGCGCTGATCCTGTCCGTCCTGGCCTCGGCAATCCTGACGGCGTGCCAGACCGTGCCGCCTGCGCCGTTCTCGGCGCAGCAGGTTGCCGTGCTGGAGAGTAAGGGGTTCCGCGAGCAGGGCGGCAATTACCTGCTCGGCCTGCAGAACAGGGTGCTGTTCGGGTTCGACAGCAGCGAGCTTCAGGGAGAGACAAGCGCCATGCTGGGTGAACTGGGCCGCGAGCTGGCGGGCGTCGGCATCCGCAGCGCCGGGGTGGAAGGCCATGCCTCCGCCGAGGGCGGGGCGGAATACAACCTGCTCCTGTCCCAGCGGCGCGCCGAGGCGGTAAGCCGTGCCCTGGTGGATGGCGGGCTCATCGGCACGGCCATGCGCGTGCGCGGAATGGGCGCGCTCGATCCGGTGGCGCCGAACGACAGCGAGGAAGGCCGCTCGCAAAATCGCCGGGTGGTGATCGTCGTCACCCCCGCCGATGCGATGGCGCTGAAATAG
- a CDS encoding hydrogen peroxide-inducible genes activator — translation MSTYLPTIKQLQYLVMLHEHGHFGRAAEASFVSQSTLSAGIRELETLLGVTLVERSRRVVRFTPLGNQVVAKAHRLLREAEELADLVQASGKPLTGTVRMSVIPTIAPFMLPRILPRLKRERPDLKLFLREETSHDAVESLHHGRVDCVLLALPYAIGEVETAHIADDPLLVAFPKDDPRDPPASIPPSMIDAMGQGGRLLLLEDGHCLKEHALAACNRPELRASATMIATSLHTLVQMVDNDLGLTMLPQMALDAGILEGTNVVARPLKSTVASRQITLIWRKNSPRSAEFELLAEELRAG, via the coding sequence ATGTCCACCTATCTCCCCACCATCAAGCAGTTGCAGTATCTCGTCATGCTGCACGAGCACGGGCATTTCGGGCGCGCGGCGGAGGCTTCGTTCGTGTCGCAATCGACCCTCTCGGCAGGCATCCGCGAGCTGGAGACGCTGCTGGGCGTGACGCTGGTCGAGCGCAGCCGCCGGGTGGTGCGCTTCACCCCGCTGGGCAACCAGGTGGTGGCCAAGGCGCACCGGCTGCTGCGCGAGGCGGAGGAACTGGCCGACCTCGTTCAGGCCAGCGGCAAGCCGCTGACCGGCACGGTGCGGATGAGCGTGATCCCCACCATTGCCCCGTTCATGCTGCCGCGCATCCTGCCCCGCCTGAAGCGCGAGCGGCCTGACCTCAAGCTGTTCCTGCGCGAGGAGACCAGCCACGACGCGGTCGAAAGCCTGCACCACGGGCGGGTCGATTGCGTGCTGCTTGCCCTGCCCTATGCCATCGGCGAGGTCGAGACGGCGCACATTGCGGACGATCCGCTGCTGGTTGCCTTCCCCAAGGACGATCCGCGCGATCCGCCCGCCAGTATCCCCCCGTCAATGATCGACGCCATGGGCCAAGGCGGGCGCCTGCTGCTGCTGGAAGACGGGCATTGCCTGAAGGAACACGCGCTGGCGGCGTGCAACCGGCCTGAGCTGCGGGCCTCGGCCACGATGATCGCCACCTCGCTCCACACGCTGGTGCAGATGGTCGACAATGACCTGGGCCTGACCATGCTGCCGCAGATGGCGCTCGATGCAGGCATTCTGGAGGGCACCAATGTGGTGGCGCGGCCACTGAAATCGACCGTGGCGAGCCGCCAGATTACCCTGATCTGGCGCAAGAACTCGCCCCGCTCGGCCGAATTCGAGCTGCTGGCGGAGGAGCTGCGGGCCGGGTGA
- the pgsA gene encoding CDP-diacylglycerol--glycerol-3-phosphate 3-phosphatidyltransferase: protein MLSLPNLLTLSRIVALPFLVALLWWPDWTTGYLVAFVLYCAMGITDYFDGYLARSSGAVSRLGVFLDPIADKIMVAAVILVLTAQGVLRGPYVGDLHVIAGLIILVREIAVSGLREFLGGIQVSVPVSRLAKWKTTFQLVCLGALILGKGLPEWTMTLGSIEANVPHTVGLTTLWAAAILTLVTGWDYLRVGLRHMD, encoded by the coding sequence ATGCTGAGCCTGCCGAACCTCCTCACCCTGTCGCGCATTGTGGCGCTGCCCTTCCTGGTTGCGCTGCTGTGGTGGCCGGACTGGACGACGGGTTATCTGGTGGCCTTCGTGCTGTACTGCGCGATGGGGATTACGGACTATTTTGACGGGTACCTCGCCCGAAGCAGCGGGGCAGTGTCGCGGCTGGGGGTGTTCCTCGACCCGATTGCCGACAAGATCATGGTCGCCGCCGTGATCCTGGTGCTGACCGCGCAGGGTGTGCTGCGCGGGCCCTATGTGGGTGACCTGCACGTGATCGCGGGTCTGATCATCCTGGTGCGCGAGATTGCGGTGTCCGGTCTGCGCGAGTTCCTCGGCGGCATACAGGTCTCCGTGCCGGTTTCGCGGCTGGCCAAGTGGAAGACGACCTTCCAGCTGGTCTGCCTCGGCGCGCTGATCCTGGGCAAGGGTCTGCCGGAGTGGACCATGACGCTGGGCTCGATCGAGGCCAATGTCCCCCACACGGTGGGTCTGACCACGCTTTGGGCCGCCGCGATCCTGACGCTGGTGACCGGGTGGGACTACCTCCGCGTCGGCCTCAGGCACATGGACTGA
- the rnd gene encoding ribonuclease D — MKIHDLITETAPLAELCTRLAQSDFVCVDTEFMRENTFWPELCLIQIGNEEEAAAIDPMAPGIDLAPLLDLMCNNEDVLKIFHAGGQDVEIIFNLTGKTPHPIFDTQIAMMAISQNEQIGYANLVESWLGLTIDKGARFTDWGRRPLSERQIEYAIGDVTHLAKIFPKILKRLIKTGRGEWLDAEMEKLADPANYRTDPDTAWQRIRSAGRNPQVLGRLKALAAWREQEAQHKNIPRGRIMRDETLADIASHPPKSQADLAKVRGLSNAWKDNDIGKRLLKVLEKAEPMPADELPARERRGAPLGKEGALVADLLKLLLKIRSREIDVASRLLTRTDELELLAAGVRDLPMLQGWRFEVFGREALELVEGKLAFAVQRGKLLMTHIDTVHAQMREAQGEAAE; from the coding sequence ATGAAAATCCACGACCTGATTACCGAAACCGCCCCGCTCGCCGAGCTGTGCACCCGCCTCGCCCAATCCGATTTTGTCTGCGTCGACACCGAGTTCATGCGCGAGAACACGTTCTGGCCGGAACTCTGCCTGATCCAGATCGGCAACGAGGAAGAAGCCGCCGCGATCGACCCGATGGCACCCGGCATCGACCTCGCTCCGCTGCTCGACCTGATGTGCAACAACGAGGACGTGCTCAAGATCTTCCACGCCGGCGGGCAGGATGTCGAAATCATCTTCAACCTCACCGGCAAGACCCCTCATCCGATCTTCGACACCCAGATCGCGATGATGGCCATCAGCCAGAACGAGCAGATCGGCTATGCCAACCTGGTCGAATCATGGCTGGGACTGACCATCGACAAGGGCGCACGTTTCACAGACTGGGGCCGCCGCCCCCTGTCCGAGCGGCAGATCGAATATGCCATCGGCGACGTTACCCACCTCGCCAAGATCTTCCCCAAGATCCTCAAGCGCCTGATCAAGACCGGGCGCGGCGAATGGCTCGATGCGGAAATGGAAAAGCTGGCTGATCCCGCCAACTACCGGACCGATCCGGACACGGCGTGGCAGCGCATCCGCTCCGCCGGGCGCAACCCGCAGGTGCTCGGCCGGCTGAAGGCACTGGCCGCCTGGCGCGAGCAGGAAGCCCAGCACAAGAACATCCCGCGCGGCCGGATCATGCGTGACGAAACCCTGGCCGATATTGCCAGCCACCCCCCCAAGAGCCAGGCCGACCTCGCCAAGGTGCGCGGCCTGAGCAATGCGTGGAAAGACAACGATATCGGCAAGCGCCTGCTCAAGGTGCTGGAAAAAGCCGAACCGATGCCCGCCGACGAGCTGCCCGCGCGCGAACGGCGCGGCGCCCCGCTGGGCAAGGAAGGTGCGCTGGTGGCCGACCTGCTCAAGCTGCTGCTCAAGATCCGCAGCCGCGAAATCGACGTCGCCTCCCGCCTGCTGACCCGCACCGACGAGCTGGAATTGCTCGCCGCCGGGGTCCGCGACCTGCCGATGCTGCAAGGCTGGCGCTTCGAGGTATTCGGGCGCGAGGCGCTGGAACTGGTCGAAGGCAAACTCGCCTTCGCGGTCCAGCGCGGCAAGCTGCTGATGACGCACATCGACACCGTCCACGCCCAGATGCGGGAAGCACAGGGCGAAGCAGCGGAGTAG